DNA sequence from the Prochlorothrix hollandica PCC 9006 = CALU 1027 genome:
CATCAGGATTCTGGCAATGGCTGAAAGGGACTATGCCCACCACACCCATGGCTGATACCCGATTAGTCTCCTCAAAAGCCATATAAAAAGCCATATAAAAAGCCATAGGGCGGAGTTTGTGCAATCCACCCTATGGCTATGAAATATTTTCGTGTAGGACTCAACGTTTCCGTAGGTTCCAACCCTGCAACCCAAAGATTGGGCAACTCAAAGGCAGAGGGGAAAGGCTAAGGTGACTCAGTCCCTTAAGCTTGAATCTTCCCCTAACCGTCAGACCTTAACCCCGGCCAAAAAGACCTTTCTTCTTGGGGGGTTCTGGTTGAGGCTTGCCTCGGCCAATGAAGGTGCGGGCCGGGGCGGGGGCAACCCGAGTCATGCCAAAACGTCCGCGCTGGGGAGCAGGAGGCGTGTAGGGCACCGGCTCACCGCCAGCACGGGCACGGGTCGCATGCCACACATGACCCACCAGGAGCAGAACCCCTAGAATATACTGAACCGCAGCGGCTCCAGAACGCTCAGGGCCGTAGAACTGGGGAGGATAAGCTGCATCACAGTAGCGGACAAAGAATCCGGACAGCAGACCCATCCAGCCCACAGCGCCAAGGCTGTAGGACAGAATCGCTTCCCCAGAGAAGGAGAAGGGCTTGGCACCAATGGCGAAGGGCTTGGTCAAAATGTGCCAAGTTCCACCAATCAGTTCCAGGATACCGATGTAAACATGACCGCCAATAATGTCGGGCAGGTTGTCCACCGAAGACATGCCTAAACCGTTGAATTGGCCATGGTTAAAGCCAAAAACATAGCCGAAGATATCAGCCGGGTTTAGGTTGGGAGATACGGTGTGC
Encoded proteins:
- a CDS encoding chlorophyll a/b light-harvesting protein pcb, which produces MTTALNRRGNNEPAGFSLDEQWWAGNIRLVDLSGQLLGAHIAHAGLIAFWAGSITVLEVARYVPDVPFYEQGLGLLPHLATLGFGIGPDGTVVDTYPYFVIGILHLVTSAVLGAGGLFHTFKGPAILAEGGALAPKFHYDWGDTKQLSLILGHHLLLLGILCLAFVAKAMFWGGVYDASLGTVHTVSPNLNPADIFGYVFGFNHGQFNGLGMSSVDNLPDIIGGHVYIGILELIGGTWHILTKPFAIGAKPFSFSGEAILSYSLGAVGWMGLLSGFFVRYCDAAYPPQFYGPERSGAAAVQYILGVLLLVGHVWHATRARAGGEPVPYTPPAPQRGRFGMTRVAPAPARTFIGRGKPQPEPPKKKGLFGRG